From Micromonospora echinospora, one genomic window encodes:
- a CDS encoding class I SAM-dependent DNA methyltransferase, which translates to MSSTKQIQDILWKAADKLRGSMDAAQYKEFVLGLVFLKYVSDAFAERRAHVEASLSDIPENRRAQFLDERDEYTSANVFWVPETARWDYLVRNAPNGVGALLDDAMDAIMNENRALTGVLPKIFNRDNVDQTRLKELVDLISDARFTGHGDRKAQDVLGETYEYFLERFARAEGKRAGEFYTPSSVVRVLVEVLEPYSGRVYDPCCGSGGMFVQSKKFVEARAGREHTHDIAIYGQEANERTWRLAKMNLAIHGMDPVGIGDRWADTFANDKHPDMRADFIMANPPFNMSDWARRETDPRWRYGVPPQSNANYAWLQHMLSKLGDRGSAGVVLANGSMASKQSGEGEIRRAMVEADVVACMVALPPNLFRTTAIPACLWFLTKDKSPQGAKALTDRRGEILFIDARALGTMVDRTERILTDDDIAKIADTYHAWRGTKSAKTKGHTYEDVLGFCYSAQLAEVSAHDHVLTPGRYVGTAEAEEDPDAEPLAERIERLTKELYAHFDESARLEAVVRKQLGGIDV; encoded by the coding sequence ATGTCCAGCACCAAGCAGATCCAGGACATCCTGTGGAAGGCCGCCGACAAGCTGCGCGGCTCCATGGATGCCGCCCAGTACAAGGAGTTCGTCCTCGGTCTGGTCTTCCTCAAGTACGTCTCGGACGCGTTCGCCGAGCGCCGCGCCCACGTCGAGGCCAGCCTCTCCGACATCCCGGAGAACCGTCGTGCGCAGTTCCTCGACGAACGCGACGAGTACACCAGCGCCAACGTCTTCTGGGTCCCGGAGACCGCCCGCTGGGACTACCTGGTGAGGAACGCACCCAACGGCGTCGGCGCGCTGCTCGACGACGCCATGGACGCGATCATGAACGAGAACCGAGCACTGACCGGCGTCCTACCGAAGATCTTCAACCGGGACAACGTCGACCAGACGCGACTCAAGGAGCTCGTCGACCTGATCAGCGACGCCCGCTTCACCGGCCACGGCGACCGCAAGGCACAGGACGTCCTCGGCGAGACGTACGAGTACTTCCTGGAGCGGTTCGCCCGCGCCGAGGGCAAGCGGGCCGGCGAGTTCTACACCCCGTCCAGCGTGGTGCGGGTTCTCGTCGAGGTGCTGGAGCCCTACTCCGGGCGCGTCTACGACCCTTGCTGCGGGTCCGGCGGCATGTTCGTGCAGTCGAAGAAGTTCGTGGAGGCACGCGCCGGACGGGAGCACACCCACGACATCGCCATCTACGGCCAGGAGGCCAACGAGCGCACCTGGCGACTGGCGAAGATGAACCTCGCCATCCACGGCATGGATCCCGTGGGCATCGGCGACCGCTGGGCGGACACGTTCGCCAACGACAAGCACCCGGACATGCGAGCCGACTTCATCATGGCCAACCCGCCGTTCAACATGAGCGACTGGGCCCGCCGCGAGACCGACCCACGCTGGCGCTACGGTGTCCCGCCGCAGAGCAACGCCAACTACGCCTGGCTTCAGCACATGCTCTCGAAACTCGGCGACCGCGGCAGCGCCGGCGTCGTCCTGGCCAACGGCTCGATGGCCTCCAAGCAGTCCGGCGAAGGCGAGATCCGCCGGGCGATGGTCGAGGCGGACGTGGTGGCCTGCATGGTCGCCCTCCCGCCGAACCTGTTCCGTACTACCGCGATCCCCGCCTGCCTGTGGTTCCTGACCAAAGACAAGTCGCCGCAGGGCGCAAAGGCGCTGACCGACCGGCGCGGCGAGATCCTCTTCATCGACGCCCGCGCCCTCGGAACCATGGTCGACCGCACCGAACGCATCCTCACCGACGACGACATCGCGAAGATCGCCGACACCTACCACGCCTGGCGCGGCACCAAATCCGCGAAAACCAAGGGCCACACGTACGAGGATGTTCTCGGCTTCTGCTACTCCGCACAGTTGGCCGAGGTTAGCGCCCACGACCACGTCCTCACGCCCGGCCGGTACGTCGGCACCGCCGAAGCCGAGGAAGACCCGGACGCCGAGCCGCTCGCCGAGCGCATCGAACGCCTCACCAAGGAGCTGTACGCGCACTTCGACGAGTCTGCCCGCCTGGAGGCTGTCGTCCGCAAACAGCTAGGAGGGATTGATGTCTGA
- a CDS encoding DNA-binding protein: MTAELMSYGEIALLARVERPVVTTWRRRYSDFPTPVPGSSGQMLFPADAVLTWLLDHKLGNADAESLRAERAMHTLTAYAREHGGRRLVLSLGAALCLRYLAGRPLPPDPLPLAGRLDPDDEFLLTDLQEAPALTDIPGMVEQLIEGAYNPSRAYQFLLGSSARLGWPELGADALTSHLVTLVRLAADVPGRLRAGGRLTVGDPHAGSGDLLAALLTDQEPAAFSFNAAQPDPALARLIRRRLLLTGVPEFNIEVVPDDLNDEFAEVDLVVARLPYQPAELRDPAEDLARISDIADRLGPGCTAVVVGPATSLVNVLRDPAAIIKRADLLASGLVEAVVWLPGGVFPARPGYSPAVWLLTRDPVPATQGRLLVADVSSTALDQRIAETAAEDILLWRAEGYRHDGHDPRTGQVVPLDALDLRRGAALRSPGPASVTLHAREAADRPALIGEVERRLTDAGQEAIRHAEEHGPLSTGAVRRDGTRPAELSLEALRTARRVRPLPGHRLSPEHAGPRGHHRVIGSAEVVAQSSQRWMDRLTLAAEYPHVALTDPGDLVVTTVPRFGAFLDEDGFSVIEFPARGLRISSGDVLTPRVLKALLDTARNTTRSPGAVRGPRLRDVTIPDLNRDEATRLDEVLRRLDQRERLLQRQTGLLAELRELAVAGFADGTLTTLYGTNS; the protein is encoded by the coding sequence ATGACCGCTGAACTCATGTCGTACGGGGAGATCGCCCTGTTGGCGCGGGTCGAGCGTCCCGTGGTGACGACCTGGCGGCGCCGGTACTCCGATTTCCCCACTCCGGTGCCCGGCAGCAGCGGGCAGATGCTCTTCCCTGCGGACGCGGTCCTCACCTGGCTGCTGGACCACAAGCTCGGTAACGCCGATGCCGAGAGCTTGCGCGCCGAGCGCGCGATGCACACCCTGACCGCGTACGCCCGTGAGCACGGCGGCCGCCGCCTGGTGCTGTCCTTGGGCGCTGCCCTCTGCCTGCGTTACCTGGCTGGGCGTCCGTTGCCGCCCGACCCGCTGCCGCTGGCCGGGCGGCTCGACCCCGATGACGAGTTCCTCCTCACCGACCTGCAGGAAGCTCCCGCGCTGACCGATATTCCGGGGATGGTCGAGCAGTTGATCGAGGGCGCCTACAACCCGAGCCGGGCGTACCAGTTCCTGCTCGGCAGCTCCGCCCGACTCGGTTGGCCGGAGCTGGGCGCCGACGCGCTCACCTCACACCTGGTCACGCTGGTCCGGCTCGCCGCCGACGTGCCCGGCCGGTTGCGCGCGGGCGGCCGCCTCACGGTCGGCGACCCTCACGCGGGCTCCGGCGACCTGCTCGCCGCCCTGCTGACCGACCAGGAGCCGGCGGCGTTCAGTTTCAACGCCGCTCAGCCGGACCCGGCGCTAGCTCGCCTGATCCGGCGACGACTGCTGCTGACCGGCGTCCCCGAGTTCAACATCGAGGTGGTCCCGGACGACCTGAACGATGAGTTCGCCGAGGTGGACCTGGTCGTGGCCCGGCTCCCCTACCAGCCCGCCGAGCTGCGCGACCCGGCCGAGGACCTGGCCAGGATCAGTGACATCGCCGACCGGCTCGGCCCGGGGTGCACCGCCGTCGTGGTCGGCCCTGCCACGAGCCTGGTCAACGTCCTGCGCGACCCCGCCGCGATCATCAAGCGGGCAGACCTACTGGCCAGTGGCCTCGTCGAGGCGGTGGTGTGGCTCCCCGGCGGTGTCTTCCCGGCTCGCCCTGGCTACTCCCCGGCCGTGTGGCTGCTCACCCGCGACCCGGTTCCAGCCACCCAGGGCCGTCTGCTGGTCGCGGACGTCAGCAGCACGGCCCTCGACCAGCGCATCGCGGAGACCGCAGCCGAGGACATCCTGCTGTGGCGGGCCGAGGGGTACCGCCACGACGGCCACGACCCGCGCACCGGCCAGGTGGTCCCGCTCGACGCCCTCGACCTGCGCCGGGGCGCGGCGCTGCGATCGCCCGGTCCGGCCTCGGTCACCCTGCATGCCCGTGAGGCCGCCGACCGCCCCGCGCTGATCGGCGAGGTCGAACGCCGTCTCACCGACGCCGGGCAAGAAGCCATCCGGCACGCCGAAGAGCATGGTCCCTTGAGCACCGGGGCAGTGCGGCGCGACGGAACCCGACCTGCGGAACTCTCTCTCGAGGCGCTGCGCACGGCTCGCCGGGTCCGCCCCCTTCCCGGGCACCGCCTGTCACCTGAGCATGCCGGGCCACGCGGGCACCACCGGGTCATCGGCAGTGCGGAGGTCGTCGCGCAGTCGTCCCAGCGCTGGATGGACCGGCTCACCCTCGCCGCCGAGTACCCGCACGTCGCTCTCACCGACCCGGGTGATCTTGTGGTCACCACGGTTCCCCGGTTCGGTGCCTTCCTCGACGAGGACGGCTTCTCGGTGATCGAGTTTCCGGCTCGTGGCCTGCGCATCTCCTCCGGCGACGTCCTCACCCCGCGTGTCCTGAAGGCGCTGCTGGACACCGCCCGCAACACCACGCGCAGCCCTGGCGCGGTACGCGGCCCACGGCTACGGGATGTGACGATCCCCGACCTGAACCGGGACGAGGCAACCCGCCTGGATGAGGTGCTGCGTCGCCTCGACCAGCGCGAGCGCCTACTCCAGCGGCAGACCGGCCTCCTCGCCGAACTGCGCGAACTCGCAGTGGCGGGCTTCGCCGACGGCACCCTCACGACTTTGTACGGTACGAACTCCTGA
- a CDS encoding TerC family protein, translated as MEFLASPELWIAFATLLLLEIVLGIDNVVFISILSGRLPEHQQARARTIGLSLALITRLILLASLSWVIGLTAPLFTVLGQEISGRDLILLVGGLFLLGKATYEIHEHLEGADHARSGKAASFGAVIAQILVLDIVFSLDSVITAVGMVDELIVMVAAVIIAMIIMLVSAGAVSNFVNRHPTVKMLALSFLLLIGASLIAEGFDQHIPKGYVYGPIAFSIFVEFLNLRVRSKQKREEAKPVHLHPTYVKNGQAAATPTAVPQARTATDPAPKG; from the coding sequence ATGGAGTTTCTGGCCAGCCCCGAGCTGTGGATCGCGTTCGCGACCCTGCTCCTGCTGGAGATCGTGCTCGGTATCGACAACGTGGTGTTCATTTCGATCCTGTCCGGCCGGCTGCCCGAGCACCAGCAGGCCCGGGCGCGGACCATCGGTCTCTCCCTGGCGTTGATCACCCGACTCATCCTGTTGGCCTCGTTGTCCTGGGTGATCGGCCTGACCGCTCCGCTGTTCACCGTCCTCGGACAGGAGATATCCGGACGGGACCTGATCCTGCTGGTCGGTGGTCTGTTCCTGCTCGGCAAGGCGACGTACGAGATCCACGAGCACCTAGAGGGCGCCGACCACGCCCGGTCGGGCAAGGCCGCCTCGTTCGGCGCGGTCATCGCGCAGATCCTCGTCCTGGACATCGTCTTCTCGCTCGACTCGGTGATCACCGCGGTCGGCATGGTCGACGAGCTGATCGTCATGGTGGCGGCGGTGATCATCGCGATGATCATCATGCTGGTCTCGGCCGGCGCGGTCAGCAACTTCGTGAACCGGCACCCGACGGTCAAGATGCTGGCCCTGTCGTTCCTGCTGCTGATCGGGGCCAGCCTGATCGCCGAGGGCTTCGACCAGCACATCCCGAAGGGCTACGTGTACGGCCCGATCGCCTTCTCGATCTTCGTGGAGTTCCTCAACCTGCGGGTCCGGTCCAAGCAGAAGCGCGAGGAGGCGAAGCCCGTGCACCTGCACCCGACGTACGTCAAGAACGGGCAGGCCGCCGCCACCCCGACGGCGGTCCCGCAGGCCCGTACGGCGACCGACCCGGCTCCGAAGGGCTGA
- a CDS encoding dihydrofolate reductase family protein, with translation MAKLLYSASTSTDGFIAGVGGDMSWLTPYLGPNPTMDDVAARTGALLVGRRTFGGDDPYRDLPGEGEAFGGGWEGPQFVLTHRPPADPVPGVTFVSDLATAVARAREAAGDGYVNVLGADVARQCLAAGLLDEVLVSVAPVLLGDGVRLFDHPGGSTVRLEPVGVTQAPPVTNIWLRVVR, from the coding sequence GTGGCGAAACTGCTGTACTCCGCGTCGACGTCGACGGACGGGTTCATCGCCGGGGTGGGCGGCGACATGTCCTGGCTGACCCCGTACCTCGGTCCGAACCCGACGATGGACGACGTCGCCGCGCGCACCGGCGCGCTGCTCGTCGGCCGGCGGACCTTCGGCGGCGACGACCCGTACCGCGATCTGCCGGGGGAGGGGGAGGCGTTCGGCGGCGGCTGGGAAGGGCCGCAGTTCGTGCTCACCCACCGCCCGCCGGCCGACCCGGTGCCCGGCGTCACCTTCGTCTCCGACCTGGCGACGGCCGTCGCGCGGGCGCGGGAGGCGGCCGGCGACGGGTACGTCAACGTCCTCGGCGCGGACGTCGCCCGGCAGTGCCTCGCCGCCGGCCTGCTGGACGAGGTGCTGGTCTCCGTCGCGCCGGTGCTGCTCGGCGACGGGGTGCGGCTGTTCGACCATCCGGGCGGCTCGACCGTCCGGCTCGAACCGGTCGGCGTCACCCAGGCGCCGCCGGTCACCAACATCTGGCTGCGCGTGGTGCGCTGA
- a CDS encoding lipase family alpha/beta hydrolase: MLLRKILVTATATAAFLLPATAATAAPTPVPDGAASTTPASTGVGASATNPVIVVGGLSGVAIAYEPLAARLRGDGHRVSIYQLPGLGLGDIAASARSFSGYVAQVRAATGAARVDLVAHSEGGLVSRYYLKYLGGTGSVGRLVTLGSPHYGTYVADIAKFLGLGDCIGIVACQQMTIGSAFLNDLNAGDDTPGAVRYTTVRTLQDELVRPTQNATLADGATNVLVQTPCPLRIVGHLGLVLDGTTYTVIQDALADRAITPNCFAV; this comes from the coding sequence ATGCTGCTCCGAAAGATCCTCGTCACCGCCACGGCCACCGCCGCGTTCCTGCTGCCGGCCACCGCCGCCACCGCCGCCCCGACACCCGTCCCCGACGGAGCCGCCAGCACGACGCCCGCGTCGACCGGGGTCGGCGCGTCCGCCACCAACCCGGTGATCGTCGTCGGCGGCCTCTCCGGGGTCGCCATCGCGTACGAGCCGCTCGCCGCCCGGCTGCGCGGCGACGGGCACCGGGTCTCGATCTACCAGCTCCCCGGCCTCGGCCTCGGGGACATCGCCGCGTCCGCCCGCTCCTTCAGCGGGTACGTCGCCCAGGTGCGCGCCGCCACCGGCGCGGCCCGGGTCGACCTGGTCGCCCACTCCGAGGGCGGCCTGGTCTCCCGCTACTACCTGAAGTACCTGGGCGGCACCGGCTCGGTCGGCCGGCTGGTCACCCTGGGCAGCCCGCACTACGGCACCTACGTCGCCGACATCGCGAAGTTCCTCGGGCTCGGCGACTGTATCGGGATCGTCGCCTGCCAGCAGATGACCATCGGCTCGGCGTTCCTCAACGACCTCAACGCCGGGGACGACACGCCGGGCGCGGTCCGCTACACCACCGTCCGGACCCTCCAGGACGAGCTGGTCCGTCCCACCCAGAACGCGACCCTCGCCGACGGGGCCACCAACGTGCTGGTCCAGACCCCCTGCCCGCTGCGGATCGTCGGGCATCTCGGGCTGGTGCTCGACGGCACCACGTACACCGTCATCCAGGACGCGCTCGCCGACCGGGCGATCACCCCGAACTGCTTCGCGGTCTGA
- a CDS encoding aldo/keto reductase, which translates to MTVGTGGQPAKASGRYRIGGDLPVDRLGYGAMQLTGPGVWGDPKDPAEALRVLRRAVELGVTFIDTADSYGPFVSELLIREALHPYRDDLVIATKAGLTRSGPDDWRPVGRPEYLRQQCELSLRHLGLETIDLYQLHRIDPQVPLADQLGELALLRQEGKIRHIGLSEVSVEQIEQAREIVPIVSVQNLFNLADRRAEPVLEHCERHDLAFIPWFPIATGALARPGGPLDTVATDHHATPAQLALAWLLRRSPVMLPIPGTSSVAHLEENVAAAEVTLTDDEFEALSRAA; encoded by the coding sequence ATGACAGTCGGAACGGGTGGTCAGCCGGCGAAGGCGTCGGGGCGGTACCGGATCGGCGGGGACCTGCCCGTCGACCGGCTCGGGTACGGGGCGATGCAGCTCACCGGCCCGGGGGTGTGGGGTGACCCGAAGGACCCGGCCGAGGCGCTCCGGGTGCTGCGCCGGGCGGTGGAGCTCGGCGTCACCTTCATCGACACCGCCGACTCGTACGGGCCGTTCGTGAGCGAGCTGCTGATCCGCGAGGCGCTGCACCCGTACCGCGACGACCTGGTGATCGCCACCAAGGCCGGACTGACCCGCTCCGGCCCGGACGACTGGCGGCCGGTGGGCCGACCGGAGTACCTGCGCCAGCAGTGCGAGCTGAGCCTGCGGCACCTGGGCCTGGAGACCATCGACCTCTACCAGCTGCACCGCATCGACCCGCAGGTGCCGCTCGCCGACCAGCTCGGCGAGCTGGCGCTGCTGAGGCAGGAGGGCAAGATCCGGCACATCGGGCTCTCCGAGGTGTCGGTGGAGCAGATCGAGCAGGCCCGGGAGATCGTGCCGATCGTGTCCGTGCAGAACCTGTTCAACCTGGCCGACCGGCGGGCCGAGCCGGTGCTGGAGCACTGCGAGCGGCACGACCTGGCGTTCATCCCGTGGTTCCCGATCGCCACCGGCGCCCTGGCCCGCCCTGGCGGTCCGCTGGACACGGTCGCCACCGACCACCACGCGACGCCCGCGCAGCTCGCGCTGGCCTGGCTGCTGCGCCGGTCGCCGGTCATGCTTCCCATCCCGGGTACGTCCTCGGTGGCGCACCTGGAGGAGAACGTGGCCGCCGCCGAGGTGACCCTGACCGACGACGAGTTCGAGGCGCTCAGTCGCGCCGCCTGA